One window from the genome of Glycine soja cultivar W05 chromosome 12, ASM419377v2, whole genome shotgun sequence encodes:
- the LOC114378141 gene encoding uncharacterized protein LOC114378141: protein MTNIRRATYRFLPAMDTDSFSDSNFEFQESDLYNSARANSPEFRKSVRASRFHNYSSSGGRVGTPVSLPVNVPDWSKILGDEFGRNQRRNYDEAQSDEEDGDGRVPPHEFLAKTGIASFSVHEGVGRTLKGRDLSRVRNAIWAKTGFQD, encoded by the coding sequence ATGACCAACATTCGAAGAGCAACCTATCGCTTTCTCCCTGCCATGGACACAGATTCTTTCTCCGATTCCAACTTCGAATTCCAGGAATCCGATCTCTACAACTCCGCTCGCGCTAACTCTCCCGAATTTCGCAAATCCGTACGCGCCTCCAGATTTCACAACTACTCTTCCTCCGGCGGCCGCGTCGGTACTCCGGTGTCGCTTCCGGTGAACGTGCCGGACTGGTCGAAGATTCTCGGCGACGAGTTCGGACGGAACCAGAGGAGGAACTACGACGAAGCGCAGAGCGATGAGGAAGATGGAGATGGGAGAGTGCCTCCGCACGAGTTTCTGGCGAAGACGGGAATCGCTTCGTTCTCGGTGCACGAAGGAGTTGGAAGGACTCTCAAAGGACGCGATCTCAGTAGGGTTCGAAACGCGATTTGGGCTAAAACAGGATTCCAGGACTAG
- the LOC114378138 gene encoding aquaporin PIP2-7-like, whose product MAKDVEQVTEQGEYSAKDYHDPPPAPLIDPDELTKWSLYRAAIAEFIATLLFLYITVLTIIGYKRQSDTKIPGNTECDGVGILGIAWAFGGMIFILVYCTAGISGGHINPAVTFGLFLGRKVSLVRALLYMIAQCAGAICGAGLAKGFQKSYYNRYGGGVNTVSDGYNKGTALGAEIIGTFVLVYTVFSATDPKRSARDSHVPVLAPLPIGFAVFMVHLATIPVTGTGINPARSFGPAVIFNNDKAWDDQWIYWVGPFVGAAVAAFYHQYILRAAAIKALGSFRSNT is encoded by the exons ATGGCCAAAGACGTTGAGCAGGTTACAGAGCAAGGTGAATACTCCGCGAAGGATTACCATGACCCACCTCCGGCGCCGTTGATCGACCCAGATGAGCTCACTAAGTGGTCCTTGTACAGAGCCGCCATAGCTGAGTTCATAGCAACACTCCTTTTCCTTTACATCACCGTGTTGACCATTATTGGCTACAAGAGACAGAGTGACACCAAAATCCCCGGTAACACCGAGTGCGACGGCGTTGGCATTTTGGGCATCGCTTGGGCCTTCGGTGGCATGATCTTCATCCTTGTTTACTGCACCGCCGGCATCTCTG ggGGACACATCAACCCTGCGGTGACATTCGGGTTGTTCCTGGGACGCAAGGTGTCTTTGGTGAGGGCGTTGTTGTACATGATAGCACAGTGCGCCGGTGCAATCTGCGGTGCTGGGTTGGCCAAAGGGTTCCAGAAATCGTACTACAACAGGTACGGAGGTGGAGTTAACACTGTTAGCGATGGCTACAACAAAGGTACCGCTTTGGGAGCTGAGATCATTGGTACCTTTGTTCTTGTCTACACCGTTTTCTCCGCCACTGATCCTAAGAGGAGCGCTAGGGACTCTCATGTTCCT gTGTTAGCACCACTTCCCATTGGGTTTGCCGTCTTCATGGTTCACTTGGCTACAATCCCTGTCACTGGAACCGGCATTAACCCTGCAAGGAGTTTCGGACCAGCTGTGATCTTCAACAACGACAAAGCCTGGGACGACCAA TGGATTTACTGGGTTGGACCGTTTGTTGGAGCTGCGGTGGCTGCATTCTACCATCAATACATTCTTAGAGCTGCTGCAATCAAAGCTCTTGGATCATTCAGGAGCAACACTTAA
- the LOC114378977 gene encoding uncharacterized protein LOC114378977 — protein sequence METISKRFEELDICGKVTSKSKLREISYLDLNSICAHPKKVKTKSSQKRPMTKQQRSTKCDLSYWEYVNALHSAQNGNSSGKRSASSSEQPIQRKAMPMLDQFHPCIHDSIVNIVNVKVDDKCGYRAIAALLGMCEDSWSLVRNHLLKELTKWSDEYMNLVGGIDRFEELKRSLLVDGLSMV from the coding sequence ATGGAAACCATATCCAAGCGATTTGAAGAGCTTGATATTTGTGGCAAAGTTACTTcgaagagtaaacttcgagaaatttCTTACCTTGATCTAAACTCTATATGTGCTCATCCAAAAAAGGTGAAAACAAAAAGTTCTCAAAAGAGACCGATGACCAAGCAACAAAGATCTACAAAGTGTGATCTGTCCTACTGGGAGTATGTTAATGCATTACATTCTGCGCAGAATGGTAATTCTTCAGGAAAACGTAGTGCATCATCATCTGAGCAACCAATTCAAAGAAAGGCCatgccgatgttggatcaatttcatccatgCATTCATGATTCCATTGTAAACATTGTTAATGTCAAAGTTGATGATAAATGTGGATATCGTGCAATTGCTGCCCTATTAGGTATGTGTGAAGATTCATGGTCATTGGTGCGCAAccatttgcttaaagaacttacAAAATGGTCTGATGAGTATATGAACTTAGTTGGTGGCATAGACCGATTTGAAGAATTAAAacggtccctacttgttgatggattatccaTGGTATAA